TTTAAAGGTAATGGCGAATTATTTATATCCGCTTTTAAAAAAAGAATTGAACACATATTAGAAGCAAATGGGGCTTTGTATGATGAAAATAAAACTAAAATGGGGCATGCACAAAAAGGCCAAAAAATTTCTTATAATACAATACAGCCTTATCTATCTGGAGGCATGAAGGGAATTTTTCCTACAATGATTATTCAGCCATAAAAATGCATGTTTAGAGGAAACAAAAAAAGTAATGCAGATATATATTGTAGGCGGCTCTGTTAGGGATAATATTCTTGAAATTAATTCAAAAGATACAGACTTTGTAGTAATAGGTTCTAACGAGAAAGAATTTCTATCCCGTTTTCCAAAAGCTAAAAAAGTTGGAACCAGAAAATGTGTGTATATTCTTCGAGGCAAAGAATATACATTATCTGAAAGCAAAGATATTTACGAAGATCTTAAAGTTAGAGATTTAACTATAAATGCCTTTGCAAAAGATGAATCTGGCCGTATTTATGGACTTCCTGAAAGTTTTGAAGATATAAATAATAAAATATTAAGACCTGTTTCCGAAAAAAATTTTTTTGATGACCCTTTAAGGGTTTTTAGAGCCGCTCGTTTTGCATCTGTCTTTCCAGAATTTACTTTTCATTCTTACCTGTATGAAGTTATGGAAGCCGTTGGGAAATCAGGACTTATGCATAATATTTCTGCTGAACGGGTAGGAAATGAATGCTTAAAAGCTTGTAATGGAAAAAATCCTGGAAGATTTCTTGAGCTTTTATCTAAAACTGGATGTCTATATCCTTGGTTAAAAGAATTCCAAAATGCCCATAAAATTCCAGCTGGTCCTGTTCCATATCATTTTGGAAGCGTCCTTGACCACATAATAGAAGTAATGAACGAGCTTAAAGGTTCTGAAATAGAAGTATGGATGGGTCTTTGCCATGATATTGGAAAAACGATTACTGATGAAAATATTTGGCCCCATCATTTTGATCATGACAATAAAGGAGAACCCCTTGCTTTAGAGCTTGGTGAAAGGCTAAAACTGCCAACAAAATTTATACGAGCCGGAGCTATTGCTGCAAAATTTCATATGAAAGCAGGTAATTATAATAAACTTAGTATTTCAAAAAAAATTGATTTAATATTAACCCTTAATAAAATTAATTTATTAAAAGAATTATTTAATTTTGTTAAAGCTGATAAAAGAATAGATTTTTATCCTGAAGCATTACAGCATCTGAATACTGTATTATCAGTATCTCTTCCTGATGATAAAAAAAATCTTGGAGTTAAATCCGGAGAAATACTCCATAGCATTAGGTGTCATAAGCTTAAATCAACGATCAAAAAATAAATCATATCAAAATAATAAAAAATGATATACAATTACTATTTTTAGATAATAAAATTTGTATTAGCCTTTATTTTTAGCCTTAATTAACGGAATAATGCGTCATCTTTAACTTAATTTTTAACCTATGAAACTTGAAAGACATCGGAATTAAAAGTGTAGTTTAAAAAAAATTGCACTCAAATTATAATGACTAATTTTAGGAGGATATTTTAAATGAGTCTGAAAGAATATTTTGAAACCACAAAAGGCACAGGAGTTCTCGCTACATCAGATAAAGATGGAAAAGTAGATGCAGCAATTTACGCAAGGCCTCATGTAATGGAAGATGGAAGCCTTGTATTTATTATGCGTGAAAAATTAACACATAATAATCTTAAATCTAATCCACATGCCGCATATTTATTTATAGAGAGCGGAGTCACTGGCCATAAAGGCAAAAGGTTTTTTCTAACCAAGATAAAAGAAGAAGAAAATTACGAGCTTATACAAGAAATACGTCGCAGAACTCCTAACGAAAAAGAAAGTAAGGAGAATGAATTAAAATTTTTGGTATTTTTTAAAATAGATAAAGAGCTACCTTTGATTGGCTCTGGAGAATAATTTTATTAATTACTATTTTTTCATAGGGGCTGGCTTTAAAGCCCTCCCCTAATTAATTTTTAATTCTTAAATATTAATTTATCTTCATCAGAATCAATAACTATAGTACCCGCACTTTTGATATTACCCTTAAGTATTTCAAGAGAAACTGGGTTTTCAATATATTTTTGAATAGCGCGTTTAAGAGGCCTTGCTCCATACACAGGATCAAAACCTTTTTTAGCAAGAAATGCAATAGCCTTATCTGTAATATCAAGGGAAACTTTTAAATCAGATAACCTCATAGAAAGACGATTAATCTGAATTTTAACGATATCTCCAATTTGTTCAGTGTTAAGATTATGGAATATTATTATCTCGTCAATCCTGTTCAAGAATTCAGGTTTAAAGCTTTCACGCAAAGCCCGAGTAATCATTTCTTCCATTTTATCTGGGCTTGATAATCCATATTCTTGAATCCATTGGCTTCCCACATTTGAAGTCATTATTATTATAGTGTTCTTAAAATCAACTGTTCTTCCATGTCCATCAGTCATTCTTCCGTCATCAAGTATCTGAAGCAAAATATTAAATACATCTGAATGAGCTTTTTCTATTTCATCGAATAATACAACTGAATAAGGTCTTCTTCTTACAGCTTCAGTTAAATAACCGCCTTCTTCATATCCGACATAACCAGGAGGTGCTCCTATAAGCCTTGAAACAGAATGTTTTTCCATATATTCAGACATATCGATTCTTACCATAGCTTGTTCGCTGTCAAATATAAATTCAGCAAGAGCTTTAGCAAGTTCTGTTTTTCCAACGCCAGTTGGTCCCATAAATATGAATGATCCTATCGGTCTATTCGGATCCTGCAATCCTGAACGAGCTCTTCTTACAGCATTTGACACAGCTATTATGGCTTCTTTTTGCCCAATAACTCTTTTGCTTAAATACTCATCCATTCTTACAAGTTTTTCCCTTTCTCCTTCAAGCATTTTACTTACAGGAATACCCGTCCATCTTGATATTACTTCAGCAACATCGTCATCATCAACTTCCTCTTTAAGCATTTTTTTGTCTTTTTGTAGAGCTGCAAGTTTTTTATTAGCTTCTTCAAACTTCTTTTTTAGTTCAATTGATTTTCCATATCTTATTTCAGCGACTTTTGTAAGATTCCCTTCTCTTTCTGCTTGAGATTCCTCAAAACCCAACTGTTCTATTTCTTCTTTTATTTTTCGTATAGCTTGAATAGTATCCTTTTCTTTTTGCCATTGAGCTTTCATCCCAGATACTTCATGCTTCATTTCCGCAAGATTTTCTTCGAGTTTTGCAAGGCGATCTTTTGATGCAGCATCTTTTTCTTTTTTCAATGCTTCCTTTTCAATTTCTGCTTGAAGTATTTTTCGTTGAATTTCATCTATTTCAATGGGCATACTATCAATTTCAATTCTTAATTTTGAGGCACATTCGTCAATTAAATCTATCGCTTTATCTGGCAAAAATCTATCTGAAATATAACGATTTGAAAGAGTTGCTGCCGCAACTATGGCAGAATCTTTTATCATTACACCATGATGAACCTCATATTTTTCTTTAAGCCCCCTTAGTATTGATATTGTATCTTCAACATTAGGCTCACTAACCATTACAGGTTGAAATCTTCTT
The sequence above is drawn from the Desulfobacterales bacterium genome and encodes:
- a CDS encoding pyridoxamine 5'-phosphate oxidase family protein; the protein is MSLKEYFETTKGTGVLATSDKDGKVDAAIYARPHVMEDGSLVFIMREKLTHNNLKSNPHAAYLFIESGVTGHKGKRFFLTKIKEEENYELIQEIRRRTPNEKESKENELKFLVFFKIDKELPLIGSGE
- the clpB gene encoding ATP-dependent chaperone ClpB — encoded protein: MRFDKFTIKSQEIIQNAQALARQNNNQAIEPEHLLYNILAEKEGIGRSIVKKLGVSPNALLNEALMSINKFPKITGSGSEDPYLSRNTKHILDNAFSISSKMKDEYVSIEHIILAIIEEKNIEAAKLLSRYGITKENLLRVLMEIRGSQRVTDQNPEEKYQALQKFSKNLTDLARAGKLDPVIGRDDEIRRIVQVLSRRTKNNPVLIGEPGVGKTAIVEGLAQRIITGDVPESLKNRMLVALDMGALIAGAKYRGEFEDRLKAVIKEVENAEGDIILFIDELHTLVGAGASEGAVDASNMLKPALARGTLRCVGATTLNEYRKYIEKDAALERRFQPVMVSEPNVEDTISILRGLKEKYEVHHGVMIKDSAIVAAATLSNRYISDRFLPDKAIDLIDECASKLRIEIDSMPIEIDEIQRKILQAEIEKEALKKEKDAASKDRLAKLEENLAEMKHEVSGMKAQWQKEKDTIQAIRKIKEEIEQLGFEESQAEREGNLTKVAEIRYGKSIELKKKFEEANKKLAALQKDKKMLKEEVDDDDVAEVISRWTGIPVSKMLEGEREKLVRMDEYLSKRVIGQKEAIIAVSNAVRRARSGLQDPNRPIGSFIFMGPTGVGKTELAKALAEFIFDSEQAMVRIDMSEYMEKHSVSRLIGAPPGYVGYEEGGYLTEAVRRRPYSVVLFDEIEKAHSDVFNILLQILDDGRMTDGHGRTVDFKNTIIIMTSNVGSQWIQEYGLSSPDKMEEMITRALRESFKPEFLNRIDEIIIFHNLNTEQIGDIVKIQINRLSMRLSDLKVSLDITDKAIAFLAKKGFDPVYGARPLKRAIQKYIENPVSLEILKGNIKSAGTIVIDSDEDKLIFKN